A window of Roseovarius sp. THAF27 contains these coding sequences:
- a CDS encoding Yip1 family protein, protein MNAAVLKPLFATTIRDPRMGAEQMIALRWPVQALWIALSLISVVTSALVAALVQAAPMPEGDLGRMLEASPVYSSPLIFAGMQWARAVFSVFMLFWIGRALGGRGTVPEVLAVVTLLQAVSFVLVAGFTILGLFIPFVSSLGLLVFLVWWMWAVSNMLDVAHAFDSPLKAFGVMIVAIFGVLIGLSIIMGVIGGIAGGFTGAI, encoded by the coding sequence ATGAACGCGGCGGTGCTGAAACCCCTTTTCGCAACCACCATCCGCGACCCGCGCATGGGCGCCGAGCAAATGATCGCCCTGAGGTGGCCGGTTCAGGCGCTGTGGATCGCGCTGTCGCTGATTTCGGTCGTGACCTCTGCGCTGGTCGCCGCGCTGGTGCAGGCCGCGCCGATGCCCGAGGGCGACCTGGGGCGTATGCTGGAAGCGTCGCCGGTCTACAGCTCGCCGCTGATCTTCGCTGGCATGCAATGGGCGCGGGCGGTCTTTTCGGTCTTCATGCTGTTCTGGATCGGCCGCGCGCTTGGCGGCCGGGGCACGGTCCCCGAGGTGCTGGCCGTGGTCACCTTGTTGCAGGCGGTCAGCTTCGTGCTGGTGGCCGGGTTTACCATTCTGGGCCTTTTCATCCCCTTCGTGTCGTCGCTGGGACTGCTGGTCTTCCTCGTGTGGTGGATGTGGGCGGTGTCCAACATGCTGGACGTGGCGCACGCCTTCGACAGCCCGCTGAAGGCCTTCGGCGTGATGATCGTCGCCATATTCGGCGTGCTGATCGGCCTTTCGATCATCATGGGCGTCATCGGCGGCATCGCGGGCGGATTTACAGGAGCTATCTGA
- a CDS encoding YIP1 family protein codes for MPVTTDIVAAYRGPRTVFRRLLAMGANEGRALAILMAGCAIFFVSEWPRLAREAHLTGQELNPMLGGALLGWIFIAPLIFYAIGTITQLVLRLMGGRASTYATRLALFWAWLVASPIKLLHGLVAGFIGPGPGLTAVGAIWLVAFLWVWLSDLREAGWGQT; via the coding sequence ATGCCGGTCACCACCGATATCGTGGCCGCCTATCGCGGCCCGCGAACGGTGTTCCGTCGCCTGCTGGCGATGGGCGCGAATGAAGGGCGTGCGCTGGCCATCCTGATGGCCGGCTGCGCGATCTTCTTCGTGTCCGAATGGCCGCGCCTGGCGCGCGAGGCGCACCTGACCGGGCAGGAGCTGAACCCGATGCTGGGCGGGGCGCTGCTGGGGTGGATCTTCATCGCGCCGCTGATCTTCTACGCCATCGGGACGATCACCCAGCTTGTGCTGCGCCTGATGGGCGGGCGCGCCTCGACCTATGCCACGCGGCTGGCGCTGTTCTGGGCGTGGCTGGTGGCCAGCCCGATCAAGCTGCTGCATGGCCTCGTGGCGGGGTTCATCGGCCCCGGCCCGGGCTTGACGGCGGTGGGCGCGATATGGCTTGTGGCGTTTCTGTGGGTCTGGCTGTCCGACCTGCGCGAAGCCGGATGGGGGCAGACATGA
- the sufD gene encoding Fe-S cluster assembly protein SufD, with amino-acid sequence MALPQAKQDATEARLAALSLPEASGWTKAPREDALARLRAAGLPHARDEYWKFTRPDTLVDAEAPKAAVFESDETEMFDDVERLKIVFRDGVFDADASDDLSLEGVKIDRLAEAGQADIHWAKDLYGALETNGQTPVARPLATLNTAAATDGVLIHVTGKASKPINLIYHHESETSDAILHHVIKLDSGAELTVLENGPAAARFNKVMEVEVADTAAFNHVRTQGRDHERRAVTHIFARLGRESAFKSFTMTANGVLTRNECVIELTGDDAIAHVAGACVGDGDFHHDDTVFITHDAENCESRQVFKKVLRNGATGVFQGKILVKAGAQKTDGYQISQSLLLDGDSEFLAKPELEIYADDVACSHGSTSGAIDEEALFYLRARGVPRPIATDLLTLAFLAEAVEEIEDEGLRDGIVERLEGWLVRRRG; translated from the coding sequence ATGGCCTTGCCCCAAGCGAAACAGGACGCCACTGAGGCGCGCCTTGCCGCGCTGAGCCTGCCCGAGGCGTCGGGCTGGACGAAAGCGCCGCGCGAGGATGCGCTGGCGCGGCTGCGGGCCGCGGGCCTGCCGCACGCGCGGGATGAATACTGGAAATTCACCCGCCCCGACACGCTGGTCGACGCCGAGGCGCCCAAGGCCGCGGTGTTCGAGAGCGACGAGACCGAGATGTTCGACGATGTCGAGCGCCTGAAGATCGTGTTCCGCGACGGTGTGTTCGACGCGGATGCCAGCGACGACCTGAGCCTCGAAGGCGTGAAGATCGACCGTCTGGCCGAGGCCGGGCAGGCCGACATTCACTGGGCCAAGGACCTTTACGGCGCGCTGGAAACGAATGGCCAGACGCCGGTGGCGCGGCCCCTCGCGACGCTCAACACGGCGGCCGCCACTGACGGCGTGCTGATCCACGTGACCGGCAAGGCATCGAAGCCGATAAACCTGATTTATCACCACGAATCAGAGACTTCCGACGCGATCCTGCACCACGTGATCAAGCTGGATTCGGGCGCCGAGTTGACCGTGCTGGAAAACGGTCCCGCCGCCGCGCGGTTCAACAAGGTGATGGAGGTCGAGGTGGCCGACACCGCCGCGTTCAACCACGTGCGCACGCAAGGGCGCGACCACGAGCGGCGCGCGGTCACGCATATCTTCGCGCGGCTGGGACGGGAAAGCGCCTTCAAGTCGTTCACCATGACCGCCAACGGCGTGCTGACGCGCAATGAATGCGTGATCGAGCTGACCGGCGACGATGCCATTGCGCATGTCGCGGGCGCCTGCGTGGGCGACGGTGATTTCCACCATGACGACACCGTCTTCATCACCCATGACGCCGAGAATTGCGAAAGCCGGCAGGTGTTCAAGAAGGTCCTGCGCAACGGTGCCACCGGCGTCTTCCAGGGTAAGATCCTGGTGAAAGCGGGCGCGCAGAAGACCGACGGTTACCAGATCAGCCAGTCGCTGCTGCTGGATGGCGACAGCGAGTTCCTGGCCAAGCCGGAGCTGGAAATCTACGCCGACGATGTGGCCTGCTCGCATGGCTCGACCTCGGGCGCGATCGACGAGGAGGCGCTCTTTTACCTGCGCGCGCGCGGCGTGCCCAGGCCCATCGCCACCGACCTTCTGACGCTGGCCTTCCTGGCCGAGGCGGTGGAAGAGATCGAGGACGAGGGCCTGCGCGACGGGATCGTCGAGCGCCTCGAAGGCTGGCTGGTGCGGCGGCGCGGCTGA